Part of the Bacillus sp. N1-1 genome, GTTATGGACGTAACCTTGCAACGGGTACTCGTGTTGAAGTTGGGGAGGCAGTCGGAATCATCGCTGCTCAATCAATTGGTGAGCCGGGTACACAGTTGACAATGCGTACATTCCACACAGGTGGGGTTGCCGGAGACGATATTACTCAAGGTCTTCCACGTATCCAAGAGTTATTTGAAGCACGTAACCCGAAAGGTCAGGCCGTAGTGTCTGAGCTAGACGGAAAAGTGATTGATTTAGCTGAGGTTAAAGAGAAGAAAGAGATTGTCGTTCAAGGTGAAACTGAAACAAGAAACTACCCTGTACCATATGGCGCACGTCTGAAAATTGTTGTCGGAGATGAAGTGAAGGCTGGTCAACCTCTTACAGAAGGTTCGATTGACCCTAAACAACTCTTAACAATTAGCGGTATTGATGGAGTGCAAGAGTATCTTCTAGCTGAGGTACAAAAGGTATACCGTATGCAGGGTGTTGAAATTGGTGATAAGCACGTTGAAGTAATGGTTCGTCAGATGATGCGTAAGATTCGCGTTATTGATGCGGGCGATACTGAAGTGTTGCCAGGATCCCTTATCGACATTCACCAGTTTAAAGGTGTTAACCGTAAAGTTCTTAGACAAGGCGGTTTACCTGCAACGGGTCGACCAGTTCTTCTTGGTATTACTAAAGCATCTCTTGAAACCGAATCATTCTTATCCGCTGCATCCTTCCAGGAAACGACTCGTGTCCTAACTGATGCTGCGATAAAAGGTAAGCGCGATGAGCTACTTGGTCTTAAGGAAAATGTTATTATCGGTAAACTTGTTCCGGCAGGTACTGGTATGCAACGTTACCGTAGAATCAACGTAGCAGGCGAAGCTCAAGAGGCTGAACAGCTTTTAGAACAAGAAGAAACTGCATTAGTTAGTCAAGAATAAACAGGGGAAGTGTTGACATCGGGAGTGCAGGGTGATATTATATCCAAGGTGCTCCCGATAATCCTGTTACTTTGGAGGATATGTTCGTGTCTTATGAAAAAGTATCACAGGCAGATGAATTAATTATTGGGACGAAACAAACTCTAAAGGCCCTCCAGATTGGAGAAGCGAAGGAAGTTTTCATTGCTGACGACGCTGATCGCAGGGTAACTTCTAAAGTTGTTGCACTCGCCGAAGAGAAAAGCATACCTGTTCATCGAGTTGATTCTATGAAGAAACTTGGTAAGGCATGCGGGATCGAAGTCGGCGCCGCAACAGTTACGATAAAAGCATAACCGTTTTTGCCGGGCGAGGCATGCCCTGCCAGGCAAAAACTTTCCTTTTATCTATACATGAACCACCTGGATGTGTGGGCTTGCTATTAACAAAAGAAGGGAGGAAAACAAAATGCCAACTATTAACCAACTTGTTCGTAAAGGACGCGTTTCTAAAACAAAGAAATCCGATTCTCCAGCATTGAACAAAGGGTATAACAGCTTCAAAAAGTCTCATACAGACCTTTCATCTCCACAAAAACGTGGTGTATGTACTCGTGTAGGTACGATGACTCCTAAGAAGCCGAACTCCGCATTGCGTAAATACGCACGTGTTCGTCTTACTAACGGAATTGAAGTAACAGCTTATATCCCTGGTATCGGACACAACCTTCAGGAGCACAGTGTCGTGCTTATCCGTGGAGGACGTGTTAAGGATTTACCGGGTGTACGTTACCACATCGTTCGTGGTGCGCTTGACACTGCAGGTGTTAACGATCGTAGACAAGGTCGTTCTAAATACGGTACTAAGAGACCGAAAGAAGCTAAGAAATAATAGCTATCATTTTATTAAATAATGAAAGGGGGTTAACCCATGCCACGTAAAGGTCCAGTAGAACGTCGTGACGTATTACCAGATCCAATTTACAAATCCAAGCTAGTTACTCGCCTGATCAACCGCCTTATGGTAGACGGTCAGAAAGGTAAAGCTCAGCAGGTGCTATACAAAGCATTCGATCTTATCCAAGAACGCACAAACACAGAGGCTATGGAAGTATTTGACCAGGCGTTAAAAAACGTTATGCCAGTACTTGAAGTACGCGCTCGTCGTGTTGGTGGTGCAAACTACCAGGTGCCGGTTGAAGTTCGTCCAGAACGTCGTACAACTCTAGGTCTTCGTTACCTTGTGAACTATTCCCGTCTTCGCGGTGAAAAGACTATGGTAGAAAGACTTGCTAACGAAATTATGGATGCAGCTAACAACACAGGTGCTTCTGTTAAGAAGCGTGAAGAACAGCACAAAATGGCTGAAGCAAACAAAGCGTTTGCTCACTATCGCTGGTAATCAGCACACAACCCAAATCCCTTTATAAAAGGAAGGAGAAATACTAATGGCAAGAGAATTCTCCTTAAGAGATACACGTAATATCGGTATCATGGCTCACATTGATGCTGGTAAAACAACAACTACTGAGCGTATTCTTTTCTACTCAGGGCGTATCCACAAAATTGGTGAAACTCACGAAGGTGGATCACAGATGGACTGGATGGAGCAGGAGCAAGAGCGTGGAATCACGATCACTTCTGCTGCTACCACTGCCCAGTGGAAAGATCACCGTGTTAACATCATTGACACGCCTGGTCACGTAGACTTCACAGTAGAAGTTGAACGTTCATTGCGTGTATTGGATGGAGCAGTTGCAGTACTTGATGCACAATCTGGTGTTGAACCACAAACAGAAACTGTTTGGCGTCAAGCTACTAACTACGGCGTACCTCGTATTGTATTCATTAACAAAATGGATAAACTAGGAGCAGACTTCCTTTACTCTACAGGTACACTAAATGAGCGTCTACAAGCTAACGCGCACCCTGTTCAGCTCCCAATTGGCGCTGAAGATGAATTCGAAGGAATCATTGATCTCATCACAATGGAAGCTTTCTATTATCTTGATGATCTTGGTTCACGTACTGAATCACGCGAAATTCCTGCTGAATACAAGGAACAAGCTGAAGAGTACCGTACGAAGCTTATCGAGGCTGTCGCTGAGCTTGAAGAAGACCTCATGATGAAATATCTTGAAGGTGAAGAGCTAACAGTTGAAGAAATCAAAGCTGCAATCCGTAAAGGAACTTGTAACGTTGAATTCTATCCTGTACTTTGTGGTTCTGCATTTAAGAACAAAGGCGTTCAGCTTGTTCTTGATGCTGTACTTGACTTCCTACCTTCACCACTTGATGTTCCTGCAATTAAAGGTCATCTAAAAGATTCTGAAGAAGAAGTAATTCGTACTGCTGACGATAATGGTCCTTTCTCTGCACTTGCATTTAAAGTAATGACTGACCCTTACGTTGGTAAGCTTACATTCTTCCGCGTTTACTCAGGAACGCTTTCTTCCGGTTCTTATGTTAAGAACTCGACAAAGGACAAGCGTGAACGTGTAGGTCGTATTCTTCAGATGCACGCTAACTCTCGTGAAGAAATCTCTACTGTATATGCAGGGGATATTGCAGCGGCAGTTGGTTTGAAAGATACTTCTACTGGTGATACTCTATGTGATGAAAAGGATACAGTTATCCTTGAATCTATGGACTTCCCAGATCCAGTTATTTCAGTAGCAATCGAGCCGAAGACTAAGAGTGACCAGGATAAAATGTCTGTAGCTCTAGCTAAGCTTGCTGAAGAGGATCCAACTTTCAAAACTGAAACAAACGAAGAAACTGGACAAACGATTATTTCTGGAATGGGTGAACTTCACCTTGATATCATCGTTGACCGTTTACGTCGTGAGTTTAAAGTTGAAGCAACGGTTGGTGCACCTCAGGTTGCATACCGCGAATCAATCCGTAAAGCTGGTAAGGTTGAAGGTAAATTCGTACGTCAATCCGGTGGTCGTGGACAATTCGGACACGTATGGGTTGAATTTGAACCTAACGAAGAAGGCGCAGGATTTGAGTTTGAAAACAAAATTGTCGGTGGTGTTGTTCCTCGTGAATACATCCCTGCAGTTGAAGCGGGTCTTCGCGATTCAATGGCCAATGGTCTCCTTGCAGGCTACCCACTAATCGACGTAAAAGCTCGTCTTGTTGATGGTTCTTACCATGACGTTGACTCCAACGAAATGGCATTTAAGATCGCAGCATCTATGGCTTTGAAAAAAGCTAAAACTGTCTGTGACCCAGCTCTTCTTGAGCCTATGATGAAAGTTGAAGTTGTAGTGCCAGAAGAATATATGGGAGACATCATGGGCGACGTAACTAGCCGTCGTGGACGTGTGGAAGGTATGACTGCACGCGGAAACGCTCAAGTTATCAACGCATTCGTTCCATTATCAGAAATGTTTGGTTATGCAACAACACTTCGTTCTCGTACGCAAGGTCGTGGTACTTACACGATGACTTTCGATCATTACGAGCAAGTGCCTAAATCAATTTCTGAAGAAATCATTAAAAAAGCTACAGGCGAATAATTGTAGCAAACCAACTTTTGTTGTAATCTAAGATAGGCGAGATTGATTTATTCATACGCCTATCTTGGCATAGATAATTTCTTGGTAATCAAAGGAGGAAACACTAATGTCTAAAGAAAAATTCGACCGCTCCAAGCCCCACGTTAACATTGGTACAGTTGGACACGTTGACCATGGTAAAACCACTCTAACAGCTGCGATCACTTCAGTGCTTCACAAGCGTTCTGGTAGCGGTACTGCTATGGCTTACGACCAAATCGATGGTGCTCCTGAAGAGCGCGAACGTGGAATCACAATCTCAACTGCACACGTTGAGTACGAAACTGAAAACCGTCACTATGCACACGTTGACTGCCCAGGTCACGCTGACTATGTTAAAAACATGATCACTGGTGCTGCACAAATGGACGGAGGAATCCTAGTAGTTTCTGCTGCTGACGGTCCAATGCCACAAACTCGTGAGCACATCCTTCTTTCTCGTCAAGTTGGTGTACCTACTCTTGTTGTATTCTTGAACAAGTGTGACATGGTTGACGACGAAGAACTACTTGAACTAGTTGAAATGGAAGTTCGTGATCTTCTTTCTGAGTACGATTTCGATGGCGACGATGTTCCTGTAATCAAAGGTTCTGCACTTAAAGCTCTAGAAGGCGACGCTGACTACGAAGCGAAAATCTTCGAACTTATGGATGCAGTTGATGAGTATATCCCAACTCCAACACGTGACACTGACAAACCATTCATGATGCCAGTTGAGGACGTATTCTCAATCACTGGTCGTGGTACTGTAGCAACAGGCCGTGTTGAGCGTGGACAAATCAAAGTTGGTGACGAAGTTGAAATTCTTGGTCTTGCTGAAGAGAACAAGAAGACAACAGTTACTGGTGTTGAAATGTTCCGTAAGCTTCTTGATTATGCTGAAGCTGGTGACAACATTGGTGCGCTTCTTCGTGGTGTATCCCGCGACGACATTCAGCGTGGACAAGTTCTTGTTAAGCCAGGAACTGTAAAAGCTCACACTAAGTTCCAAGCTGAAGTTTACGTTCTTTCTAAAGAAGAGGGTGGACGTCACACTCCATTCTTCGCTAACTACCGTCCTCAGTTCTACTTCCGTACAACTGACGTAACTGGTACAATTGCACTTCCAGAAGGCGTTGAAATGGTTATGCCTGGAGACAACATCGAAATGACAGTTGAACTTATCGCTCCAATCGCTATCGAAGATGGAACTAAGTTCTCTATCCGTGAAGGTGGACGTACTGTAGGCGCAGGCGTTGTAGCAACAATCACTGAGTAATCTCTATGATTAACCAAAACACCCGGATTTTTCCGGGTGTTTTTTATTTTGAATTTATGTTAGATTATACAAATGGGTTCGATACAGTTCGATCGAAACTTCTTAAGGATTTTCTAATAGTCTGAAATTGCTTTTAGGCCTTGCATTTTATGACTCAAGCCGTTATACTATTAAAAGTGTGCGATCGACATACTTTTTAGTTGGACTAAGCCTTGCAAATAGGCTTTAGGTTTAGTATAATAAGAATGTTGGTCATAAACAGCGATGATGTGGAAGGTTGCTGACACACCCGGCCCCTTTGCCATGGCGAGTGTGTTGGGTTTATTTTCACGGAGAACTGTCTATAACAATATGGGCGATAAAGGAGGGGAAATAATGGCAAAGCAAAAGATTCGTATTCGTTTAAAAGCATATGATCACCGTATTCTAGATCAGTCTGCTGAGAAAATTGTAGAAACAGCAAAACGTTCAGGTGCACAAGTATCCGGACCGATCCCGTTGCCGACGGAAAAATCTGTTTACACAATTCTACGTGCTGTACACAAGTACAAAGATTCTCGTGAGCAGTTTGAAATGCGTACGCATAAGCGTCTAATTGACATCATCGAGCCTACACCACAAACGGTTGACTCGTTAATGCGTTTGGACCTACCGTCTGGCGTTGACATTGAAATTAAACTTTAATATAACGCTAAATAAATTATTTAAAAACAATTAGGAGGTGTGACGAATGACCAAAGGAATCTTAGGAAGAAAAGTAGGCATGACACAAGTCTTTGCTGACAACGGAGATATTATCCCGGTAACTGTAATTGAAGCAGAACCAAACGTTGTCCTTCAAAAGAAAGTTGTTGATACAGACGGCTATGAAGCAATCCAAGTTGGTTTTGCTGATAAGAAGAAGTCTCGCTTCAACAAGCCTGAGGAAGGCCATGCTACAAAAGCTAGCACAACACCTAAGCGCTTCGTGAAAGAAATTCGTAACGCAGAAGGTAGTTACGAAATTGGTCAGGAAGTCAAGGTTGATATCTTTAACGAAGGTGACGTAGTTGATGTAACTGGTACGTCTAAAGGGAAAGGTTTCCAA contains:
- a CDS encoding 50S ribosomal protein L7ae-like protein translates to MSYEKVSQADELIIGTKQTLKALQIGEAKEVFIADDADRRVTSKVVALAEEKSIPVHRVDSMKKLGKACGIEVGAATVTIKA
- the rpsL gene encoding 30S ribosomal protein S12, producing MPTINQLVRKGRVSKTKKSDSPALNKGYNSFKKSHTDLSSPQKRGVCTRVGTMTPKKPNSALRKYARVRLTNGIEVTAYIPGIGHNLQEHSVVLIRGGRVKDLPGVRYHIVRGALDTAGVNDRRQGRSKYGTKRPKEAKK
- the rpsG gene encoding 30S ribosomal protein S7; the protein is MPRKGPVERRDVLPDPIYKSKLVTRLINRLMVDGQKGKAQQVLYKAFDLIQERTNTEAMEVFDQALKNVMPVLEVRARRVGGANYQVPVEVRPERRTTLGLRYLVNYSRLRGEKTMVERLANEIMDAANNTGASVKKREEQHKMAEANKAFAHYRW
- the fusA gene encoding elongation factor G; the encoded protein is MAREFSLRDTRNIGIMAHIDAGKTTTTERILFYSGRIHKIGETHEGGSQMDWMEQEQERGITITSAATTAQWKDHRVNIIDTPGHVDFTVEVERSLRVLDGAVAVLDAQSGVEPQTETVWRQATNYGVPRIVFINKMDKLGADFLYSTGTLNERLQANAHPVQLPIGAEDEFEGIIDLITMEAFYYLDDLGSRTESREIPAEYKEQAEEYRTKLIEAVAELEEDLMMKYLEGEELTVEEIKAAIRKGTCNVEFYPVLCGSAFKNKGVQLVLDAVLDFLPSPLDVPAIKGHLKDSEEEVIRTADDNGPFSALAFKVMTDPYVGKLTFFRVYSGTLSSGSYVKNSTKDKRERVGRILQMHANSREEISTVYAGDIAAAVGLKDTSTGDTLCDEKDTVILESMDFPDPVISVAIEPKTKSDQDKMSVALAKLAEEDPTFKTETNEETGQTIISGMGELHLDIIVDRLRREFKVEATVGAPQVAYRESIRKAGKVEGKFVRQSGGRGQFGHVWVEFEPNEEGAGFEFENKIVGGVVPREYIPAVEAGLRDSMANGLLAGYPLIDVKARLVDGSYHDVDSNEMAFKIAASMALKKAKTVCDPALLEPMMKVEVVVPEEYMGDIMGDVTSRRGRVEGMTARGNAQVINAFVPLSEMFGYATTLRSRTQGRGTYTMTFDHYEQVPKSISEEIIKKATGE
- the tuf gene encoding elongation factor Tu, producing MSKEKFDRSKPHVNIGTVGHVDHGKTTLTAAITSVLHKRSGSGTAMAYDQIDGAPEERERGITISTAHVEYETENRHYAHVDCPGHADYVKNMITGAAQMDGGILVVSAADGPMPQTREHILLSRQVGVPTLVVFLNKCDMVDDEELLELVEMEVRDLLSEYDFDGDDVPVIKGSALKALEGDADYEAKIFELMDAVDEYIPTPTRDTDKPFMMPVEDVFSITGRGTVATGRVERGQIKVGDEVEILGLAEENKKTTVTGVEMFRKLLDYAEAGDNIGALLRGVSRDDIQRGQVLVKPGTVKAHTKFQAEVYVLSKEEGGRHTPFFANYRPQFYFRTTDVTGTIALPEGVEMVMPGDNIEMTVELIAPIAIEDGTKFSIREGGRTVGAGVVATITE
- the rpsJ gene encoding 30S ribosomal protein S10; the protein is MAKQKIRIRLKAYDHRILDQSAEKIVETAKRSGAQVSGPIPLPTEKSVYTILRAVHKYKDSREQFEMRTHKRLIDIIEPTPQTVDSLMRLDLPSGVDIEIKL
- the rplC gene encoding 50S ribosomal protein L3, with amino-acid sequence MTKGILGRKVGMTQVFADNGDIIPVTVIEAEPNVVLQKKVVDTDGYEAIQVGFADKKKSRFNKPEEGHATKASTTPKRFVKEIRNAEGSYEIGQEVKVDIFNEGDVVDVTGTSKGKGFQGAIKRHNQSRGPMTHGSRYHRRPGSMGPIDPMRVMKGKLLPGRMGGERVTVQNLEIVKVDVERNVILVKGNVPGAKKSYVTIQSAVKAKEAK